One genomic window of Salvia miltiorrhiza cultivar Shanhuang (shh) chromosome 4, IMPLAD_Smil_shh, whole genome shotgun sequence includes the following:
- the LOC131019745 gene encoding uncharacterized protein LOC131019745, whose product MEPVGLARACTLSFKRIDNPGGYTWRLTSPTVKESYFQELKKEFAWSPEDEPEVMTMWEHKASKRYNDIMSNYKRKLRASIDAGREMERSLWMSVEFWTGLQAYWD is encoded by the exons ATGGAGCCAGTGGGCCTGGCCAGAGCCTGCACGCTTTCATTTAAGAGGATTGATAACCCGGGCGGGTATACTTGGAGGTTGACTTCGCCAACGGTGAAGGAGTCGTACTTTCAGGAATTAAAg aaagagtttgctTGGTCGCCTGAGGACGAGCCTGAGGTAATGACGATGTGGGAGCACAAAGCCAGCAAGAGGTACAATGACATAATGAGCAACTACAAGAGGAAGCTTAGGGCTAGTATCGACGCAGGGCGGGAAATGGAGAGATCCCTCTGGATGTCTGTCGAATTCTGGACGGGACTCCAGGCATACTGGGACTAA